Proteins encoded in a region of the Paenibacillus pedocola genome:
- a CDS encoding Nif3-like dinuclear metal center hexameric protein, producing MTITFGHIIDRLTAGVGWLDPTVDKLDPGSLETEVRGIVTAFAASQYVIEQAALFGANLIVTHEGVYYSHQDQREWLGGDPVFLQKSALIASSGIGIYRFHDYVHRYTPDGITEGLIRALGWQDYVTEHRAAVSILTIPAMSVKDAAEMVKRQLEISYVRVAGNLTASCTRVGILVGYRGGGPVTIPLFEQDSLDLMIAGEGPEWETPEYIKDAAAQGRHRALIMLGHAESEAPGMKLLAERLSQQFPGLPVRFVQDRPVFQIL from the coding sequence ATGACAATTACTTTCGGACATATCATTGATCGCTTGACGGCCGGCGTCGGCTGGCTTGATCCTACCGTGGACAAGCTGGACCCGGGGAGCCTGGAGACAGAGGTGCGGGGGATCGTTACGGCCTTTGCAGCCTCACAATATGTAATTGAACAGGCGGCTTTGTTTGGGGCGAACCTGATCGTGACTCATGAAGGGGTTTATTACAGCCACCAGGATCAGCGGGAATGGCTGGGCGGGGATCCGGTATTTTTGCAGAAATCTGCCCTGATCGCATCTTCGGGCATTGGGATTTACCGGTTTCATGATTATGTGCACCGTTACACGCCGGACGGAATAACAGAAGGGCTGATCCGTGCACTCGGCTGGCAGGATTATGTAACTGAGCATCGGGCCGCAGTGTCGATATTAACCATTCCGGCCATGTCTGTCAAAGACGCTGCAGAGATGGTGAAGCGGCAGCTGGAAATCTCTTACGTGCGTGTGGCGGGAAATTTAACTGCTTCCTGCACCCGGGTGGGCATTCTGGTTGGTTATAGAGGCGGAGGTCCAGTGACAATTCCCCTGTTCGAACAGGACAGCCTGGATCTGATGATTGCCGGAGAAGGGCCGGAATGGGAAACTCCGGAGTATATAAAAGATGCCGCCGCACAGGGGCGCCACCGGGCGCTAATCATGCTGGGCCACGCTGAGAGTGAAGCACCCGGCATGAAGCTGCTGGCCGAGCGGCTGTCGCAGCAGTTTCCTGGCCTGCCCGTCCGCTTTGTGCAGGACAGGCCGGTATTTCAAATCCTATAG
- a CDS encoding alpha-glucuronidase family glycosyl hydrolase yields MMKESKERHNSIADHGYGAWLGYPALPQGRLQEQYVKWCGAVSVTEADDTVQAALAEWGRGIEGMLAIQVQADHELSPGASRVAIGTFGGGNTLIRNVFSEADIRKVEREGFAIRTSADHNCIAVGAASPAGVLYGVFHLLRLLGTLQEIEQLDVTVNPVNGLRMINHWDNFDGSVERGYAGRSFFYENNRFTEDMGRIRDYARLMSSTGINAIAINNVNVHALETLFISEYLPEVASIADIFRLYGIRLFLSVNFAGPMHEGEVGTADPLDPGVRSWWQRKAADIYQAIPDFGGFVVKADSENRPGPFTYGRDHADGANMLAEALEPHGGIVIWRCFVYNCKQDWRDRKTDRARAAYDHFKPLDGKFKDNVILQIKNGPMDFQVREPVSPLFGALERTNQVIEFQIAQEYTGQQRHVCYLVPQWKEVLEFNTNAKGEASPVKHIVDGSLWGNRYSGIAAVSNVGNDRNWTGHLLAQANLYGYGRLAWNPELGAEEIAGEWIALTFGQDPATAAVISRILLDSWEIYESYTAPLGVGWMINPEHHYGPNVDGYEYSQWGTYHYADNRGIGVDRTVKSGTGYSSQYIGSNAARYDSLEECPDELLLFFHHVPYTHVLHSGKTVIQHIYDTHFAGADRAEELVTLWSSLQGNLREDLFVQVEERLKGQAAHAKEWRDQINTYFFRKSGIMDASRRTIY; encoded by the coding sequence ATGATGAAAGAATCCAAGGAGCGTCACAATTCTATAGCAGACCATGGCTACGGCGCCTGGCTGGGCTATCCGGCACTGCCGCAGGGCAGGCTGCAGGAGCAATATGTGAAATGGTGCGGAGCGGTGAGCGTTACGGAAGCTGACGATACGGTTCAGGCTGCGCTGGCCGAATGGGGCAGGGGCATCGAAGGCATGCTTGCTATCCAGGTCCAGGCCGATCATGAGTTAAGCCCCGGTGCTTCAAGGGTTGCCATCGGCACCTTCGGCGGCGGAAATACGCTGATCCGCAATGTGTTTAGTGAGGCTGACATCCGCAAGGTGGAACGTGAAGGGTTTGCCATCCGCACGAGTGCAGATCATAACTGCATTGCTGTAGGAGCCGCTTCGCCGGCAGGCGTTCTCTATGGAGTGTTTCACCTGCTGCGCCTGCTTGGCACATTGCAGGAGATTGAGCAACTCGATGTAACCGTGAATCCGGTAAACGGGCTGCGGATGATCAATCATTGGGATAACTTTGACGGCAGTGTGGAGCGGGGGTATGCAGGGAGATCCTTTTTCTATGAAAATAACCGGTTTACAGAGGATATGGGACGGATCCGCGACTACGCGCGGCTGATGTCCTCGACCGGCATCAATGCCATCGCGATCAATAATGTGAATGTCCATGCCCTGGAGACGCTGTTTATTTCGGAATATTTGCCTGAGGTGGCAAGCATTGCTGATATATTCAGGCTGTATGGCATCCGGCTGTTCCTGAGCGTTAATTTTGCCGGACCGATGCATGAAGGGGAAGTAGGTACAGCCGATCCGCTCGATCCGGGCGTACGCAGCTGGTGGCAGCGCAAAGCGGCCGATATCTATCAGGCGATCCCTGATTTCGGCGGCTTCGTGGTCAAGGCGGATTCGGAGAACCGTCCGGGACCTTTCACTTACGGGCGCGACCATGCCGATGGTGCGAATATGCTGGCTGAAGCCCTTGAGCCCCATGGCGGAATCGTCATCTGGCGCTGCTTCGTGTACAACTGCAAGCAGGACTGGCGCGACCGCAAGACAGACCGGGCGAGAGCGGCATATGATCACTTCAAACCGCTAGATGGCAAATTCAAAGACAATGTCATTCTGCAGATCAAGAACGGGCCGATGGATTTCCAGGTCCGCGAACCTGTATCCCCGCTGTTCGGGGCGCTTGAGCGGACCAATCAAGTGATCGAATTCCAGATTGCCCAGGAATATACCGGCCAGCAGCGCCATGTCTGTTACCTTGTCCCCCAGTGGAAAGAGGTACTGGAATTCAATACGAATGCCAAGGGGGAAGCTTCTCCGGTCAAGCATATTGTAGACGGCTCGCTATGGGGCAACCGGTACAGCGGGATCGCGGCGGTGTCCAATGTAGGCAATGACCGGAACTGGACCGGCCATCTGCTGGCCCAGGCTAATCTGTACGGATACGGCCGTTTAGCCTGGAATCCGGAGCTGGGCGCGGAAGAGATTGCCGGGGAATGGATCGCTCTTACCTTTGGCCAGGATCCGGCAACGGCAGCTGTGATCAGCCGGATTCTGCTGGATTCGTGGGAGATTTATGAATCCTACACAGCTCCGCTCGGCGTGGGCTGGATGATCAATCCGGAGCATCATTACGGGCCGAATGTGGACGGCTATGAATATTCCCAGTGGGGAACGTACCATTATGCCGACAACCGCGGGATTGGAGTCGACCGGACCGTGAAGAGTGGTACGGGTTACAGTTCCCAGTATATCGGCAGCAATGCTGCACGTTATGATTCGCTCGAGGAATGCCCGGATGAATTGCTGCTGTTCTTCCATCATGTTCCGTATACCCATGTGCTCCATTCCGGCAAAACGGTGATCCAGCATATTTATGATACTCATTTTGCTGGTGCGGACCGTGCGGAAGAGCTGGTCACCTTATGGAGCAGCTTGCAGGGGAACCTCAGAGAAGATCTGTTTGTGCAGGTAGAGGAACGACTTAAAGGGCAGGCTGCTCATGCCAAGGAATGGCGCGACCAGATCAATACGTATTTCTTCAGAAAGAGCGGCATTATGGATGCAAGCCGGCGAACCATCTACTGA